The segment AAAAACAAGAAAACTTTGATCATAGcaaatgattgatttttttttcttttattgtgtGGCACCAGTTTTGACCGGACATGGTTCAGAGACATAGTTAACGCTACATGAATGTATACCTCAAAGAGTTCGTTGATGTTGTCAGCTGTCTTTGCGGATGTCTCGATGAAGAACATACCGTTCTTATCTGCGTATTCCAGTGCATCCTTCAAAATGAAGGAACGGTCATCTCCTTGAAAGCGAAATAGATACTGTCCAAAGCCAACCAGATTCATAGATGAATCAGTAGTTCCACCGCTTACCTGGGACGATACAGCTCTATTTTCATGCAGATCAGCCTTATTACCAACCAAAGCCATTATGATACCGGGGGTTGCATGTTTCTGAAGTTCCTGTATTAGGCATATATTCCAACTGATCAATCTGATAACATAATATTTAACAGACAAAGATGAAAGatatgaacaagggcaatcaactGCAAGAGGTTCCTGCAACTGAATTTAGTGACGGTCAGCTTTAAGCAACCAAACCCAATTTAATTTAGAGAGAATATATTAAGTCTTTGAACCTCTGAATGGAGCCAACTTAATTTACCATCATGCCAAGATCCAACCTCTACATGTAGGTAACACAAAACATAATTGCAAAACAATTTGATGGCTCAATACCGATAATCAAACATCCCAAGAAAACTAGAATAACAAGATTAGTAGCAATATAAATGGATAGTATTACGTAGCTGACGAATATAAAGGCCAAATGCATTATTGATTAGTAGATGCTTATGTTACTCAAATCATGAATGTAGTTCCAGCAGACATTAAATTCTGACAGAATAACTACTAAGAACTTGAGCTCGTGTTTTGTTAAGAAACATAAATGGAAATTATTATTCAGCCTAGATGAAActctaaaaaggaaaaaaaatataagatttaaATTGGATGTTCCATTACAGAGTGCTGGGTTCACTAAATAAGATGACTACCTTACAAGAGAAGAGAGGAGCTCAATGTGATCACTGAGAGTATATCTCCTACATAAGCCCGTCTAAGTGTAATGAATGACCTATTAGTGAGCAAAGAAAAGAAATTGTCCAAATTGAGCATAATCAACAAGTTGGGAGGAAACAGTTTACCACAATTTTTTTAGGATATCTTTTGATTTAATGGTATATGGATTGTGTTGTACTCTACAAAGAAATAGGTACCCCTGATTCCTGTGTGTTAATATGATTTCACTAGGAAGGATGTGAAAATTCAATGAGGAAGGCATACATTGGTTTACCTTTCAACTATGCAAAAGATTAAGGACATTTGCAATTCTCTCATATGATATTAGTTTCATGACAAGTTGAAGGCTTGGTTTCAAAGTTAAAACATGGATCATCTTATCGCATAAGAAGGAACATTTGGATTTTAAAGAACCAAAATTGATAAAACAAAGCAAAGAACACCATTCTATTATTTGAAAAAAGCTACACTTGATGAGACAATAGACTCTTAaatgaattttataatatatgcTTGTACTAATTCCTGATAAagatgttaaaaaaaataaagcaaattTGGTAACAAGAATAATTATGATAAAGCTTTAAGCTTTCTTGTGTGTTTTCCTTTCATAGGTTCATTAAGAACTTTCTCGTGTTCCCAAGAGTCAAGTGGTGTGACTAAAAGAACAATTTTCCTCTACTAACTAACAACTAAAGAAATATGTTCGTAAGGATGACATTCTCAGCTGTCATGCACTGCCAGATAGCAAGTTCCAAGCCAATTCAGCGTCGTGTTCTTAACTGGAAGAAGTCAACCAGTTTTTATTTCTTCATAAGCTAAAAGCTTATGCAACATTAAATTTGAGAAACGAAAAAAACCACCACCTGATTTCAATTCATCAGACACCATGAGCTGCAAGATGAAACCTCACCACATCTAATGCCTAAAACATGCCTTCCACTTTAACTAGAAATTAATACGCAGGCCCCACAAAACACAAAAAGGCAAAAACACCAATCCATAAATAAACTAATCAGAGTTAAAAAGATGTGATACCTTAACCCAATACTGTGCCTTTTTGAATGTGTCTGGACTTGTTATGTCATATACCACAACTGCAACAGCTGCTCCTCGGTAGTAAAGAGGGGCCAGTGAAGCATACCTGAAAAGAACATAAATAGTAAATATTAGTTTATATTGACTTACAGTATTATTGTTAAAGATAAGCAAAATGTGGTGAGTATATTAGACATTAAAAACAGAAGTAGGAATATCATCCATATTTACTTACACACTTTTACCAAAAACACACTATATCATGTTCAATCCACAAAGAACATGAGATCACAGGTAATAACAAATGACCATTCTACTAAAACATGCACCTCTCTTGTCCTGCTGTATCCCATATTTCAAATTTCACTGTTGTAGAGTCTTGCAGGACTAATGTTTGAGATAAGAAGGAAGCACCAACTGTTACCTAGAAGAACCAAATGACAAACATATATCATAAGAAACTGCTGTGGCACATGCTATAGGAGAAAAAGAAACTTAAACAAGAAAACAGGGGCACCAGCAAAATATAGCATATTATATTGGTGCAATAATTGTGTCAACAATCATTTGTTCCTAACTTCTTGGCCATGTAATTTCTTGCATTTTTGCTTTGTGTATATCAATATTCTCATCCAAAAGTTCTGTCTGAGTATTATTTAGTCTTCCTCATCAATGCAATCTCTATCCTGAATTATTCTTACTTACCAAGTAAAGATTTTCCTTGGATATGATCAGGCCAAACGTTGTAAATTTAAATAAAGTACCAATACAACACAGTCCTTGGGTGGAGTGGTTAGGTATTGGCGTGATGGATACTCCCCCATGTTGATTGCTATGGTCTCAGCTGGAGAtggaggaggcggtggaggaatGGGAAGCAGAGGGTGAAAAGGTATAAGAGGAGGAAGctcagaggaagaagagaaggtatGACTTGTATTGGGAGAACAAGGAGGTGGTGGCAACTGAGTGACAAGTAGATGGCGGCAATGCAGTGGGTAGGATGATGTGGTGACGACAACATGGCAGAAAGGATGATGTGGCAGTGGCAACATGGAGGATATATAGGAACAACGATATAACAAAATACTGACAATTGTTAGACCACCATTTAGATAAAACATTACCTGTGAAGTAGGGTCAAATCGACCACGAACAAATCGAATGACTATGCAGCTTTTACCAACACCAGAATCCCCCAACAATACCAACTGCAAAGACAGATATATCACAAGTGTCAAAATCAGTCAGCTTGTGCAATTATGCAGCAAACTAATTCACAAGACAAACAACACATGCCAAAGCAAAAGTTTGTCTAACTTTCTTCTAGGTAAAAATTACTCTTTCAAATAGAAGGTAAGCAACACTTCCTGTTTGTTCTCTTCTCACAATTTAAAACAGCCCTGTTTTGCGGATGTCTTTATAAAGATgcaaatgacaaaaaaaatcacACAAACAGGCAAAGATGCCAGACTCATGAATGCATGAAAACTCATGCATATTAGCAAATAAAAGCATTATGGGCAGCGGCTAAGCTATATTACTTCCCTAAATACTAAGAAGCACATCATATCTGTAAGCAAATAGAAAGTACCGTACCATAGAAGAGCTACTCCCTTGTGACTCGAGTAGAATAACTTCAAACTAATTAGGGCACATAAGGGAGCCAAACAAGAAGACCAGGAAGCATTTCTAACTAAAGGAGAACACCTAAAACTAACAAATTGAGGCCAAATTACATAAAATACATGCTAAACTATGACCAATCTTCTTCAGCAAGTATATCTTGTTCCAAATGAATGGCATTGACAAAAAAAATTGATGTCGCATGAGGATAAAATACATCAAAAGTgcatttgtttttgtcaaaagtgaaagctcaaaacttatcTTCCAAGGAACTTCAGTTGCAGCATGGGTGCTTATACACTGCACACTCAAGTTCTAAAACTTAAGTCAGCTCCATTATCTATAGTCACAGATGTAAGCCCAGGGTTGGTTTATTTTGATCATTTGATCTCTGATAATGTCATATAAAATATGTAAGTATATCAAAATCATCTAGatgtttttctccttttttgcCTACTAAAATCAACAAGTTTTCCTTAACAGTAGATATCCCAAGATTCCAAACTGAATATGTTTCAACAAAAAATGCAATACTGTTTGGGTTCATCATGAAATTCCATATAAAAAAGGACTACAAAAGTAAACAAATTCAAGACGAAGGATAAATAATCTTTTATCCACACTCACACATCGATGACTTTGGTATTTCAATCCATTATACAACACTAAAAAAGTAAACGAATTCAAGACAAAGGATAAATAATCTTTTATCCACACTCACACATCCATGACTTTGGGATTTCAATCCATTATACATCACTCAAAAAAAATTCAGTGTCACATGCAGAAATATGCTATGATTTCACACATTCTTCCTAGGGTTTCAATGAACACGTGGATTCTTAATTTTGGCCATCCTTCTGCTGTTTGTTATTCTTCACAAGGATGATTTTTTGACTTTATCCCCTGGAGTCACATTTTTATAGTTCAAGTACATGGAATGTGAGAGAAAGTGACAAAAGAAGTTATGATCTCATAAAAGATGAATGATTTATCTCTATCAATTACATCAAATTAAGGT is part of the Musa acuminata AAA Group cultivar baxijiao unplaced genomic scaffold, Cavendish_Baxijiao_AAA HiC_scaffold_117, whole genome shotgun sequence genome and harbors:
- the LOC103982424 gene encoding ras-related protein RABF1 yields the protein MGCSSSFPDRNAGRLASLNSESSTAPESKNLRVKLVLLGDSGVGKSCIVIRFVRGRFDPTSQVTVGASFLSQTLVLQDSTTVKFEIWDTAGQERYASLAPLYYRGAAVAVVVYDITSPDTFKKAQYWVKELQKHATPGIIMALVGNKADLHENRAVSSQDALEYADKNGMFFIETSAKTADNINELFEEITKRLPRTSS